A part of Solea solea chromosome 8, fSolSol10.1, whole genome shotgun sequence genomic DNA contains:
- the LOC131463769 gene encoding uncharacterized protein LOC131463769 isoform X4 — protein MEEENDEDEQEEEGDTEHVAPTQWTQEGQSGSSDLLSFTEELYQPPLDLNQDRFQQDTVDYYDRQPIRSVDHDKWLTDQQPGSHSASQDRYSLVLRHQDVSSHTPNETAAYQWMETHHVTQGQTQYGYNYHHIDQRTENQSMHSACVAVKSGSQQNTTDVYAEFTTDATAVQHESQQAEGYYEAGVSAEYSTDNPDSKFQYGAESQSGENSSAMYASPCSPYQADDQRQYETVHGDYQHDRQTLYQSAVQTEREDHARYVPEGYVHFTLSRNTQQRDTGAEMMVMMKTASSEEAAEEPDNREDPPSSADVSGSSNHRRKLVAPQMDVSLDRSEGSLLSEDALDTEDDALDTGDDLDINVDELDTSDEADSLELNPHGDSAQYNLGIGATSGDVMSGHGSAEQSRDRRLWRSVVIGEHEHRIDMRSIEPYKRVISHGGYYAEQNAIIVFAACFLPDSDCDNYNYVMENLFLYVISTLELMVAEDYMIVYLNGATPRRRMPGFTWMKKCYQMIDRRLKKNLKMFIIVHPSWFIRTLLGLTRPFISSKFSSKIKYVHSLQELGQIIPMEYVHIPPSIVKLDSDLQDTASKADKRGNSAV, from the exons ATGGAAGAGGAGAATGATGAGgatgagcaggaggaggaaggtgatACTGAGCATGTTGCCCCGACACAATGGACTCAAGAAGGACAGTCAGGTTCTTCTGATCTGCTAAGTTTCACTGAGGAGCTGTATCAACCACCTTTAGACCTTAACCAGGACAGGTTCCAACAGGATACGGTGGATTATTATGACAGACAGCCCATTAGGTCAGTTGATCACGACAAGTGGTTAACTGACCAACAGCCTGGAAGTCACAGCGCTTCTCAAGATAGATATTCACTTGTTTTAAG ACATCAAGATGTGTCATCCCATACACCTAATGAGACTGCTGCATATCAGtggatggaaacacaccatGTCACTCAGGGTCAAACTCAGTACGGCTACAACTACCATCACATCGACCAAAGAACTGAAAACCAGAGCATGCACTCGGCCTGCGTAGCTGTGAAATCCGGCAGTCAGCAAAACACCACTGATGTCTATGCCGAGTTTACAACTGATGCTACAGCTGTGCAACATGAGTCTCAGCAGGCGGAGGGCTATTATGAAGCAGGGGTTTCTGCCGAGTACAGCACGGATAACCCAGATTCCAAGTTTCAGTATGGAGCTGAAAGCCAAAGTGGAGAGAACTCCAGTGCCATGTATGCTTCTCCGTGCTCTCCATACCAAGCTGATGACCAGCGCCAGTACGAGACAGTCCATGGTGATTACCagcatgacagacagacactctaCCAATCAGCTGTGCAAACTGAGAGGGAAGATCATGCACGGTATGTGCCAGAGGGATACGTTCATTTTACCCTGTCAAG AAACACCCAACAGAGAGACACTGGAGCagagatgatggtgatgatgaagacggCCTCCAGTGAGGAGGCTGCTGAGGAGCCGGATAACAGAGAAG ACCCACCGTCCTCAGCAGATGTATCAGGCAGCTCAAATCACAGGAGAAAGTTGGTGGCTCCACAGATGGATGTGTCCCTGGACCGCAGTGAGGGGTCTCTTCTCTCGGAAGACGCTCTGGACACAGAGGATGATGCCTTGGATACCGGAGACGACCTGGACATCAACGTCGATGAGTTGGACACATCGGATGAAGCTGACTCACTGGAGTTGAACCCACACG GAGACTCAGCGCAGTATAATCTGGGTATAGGAGCAACTTCAGGTGATGTCATGTCAGGACACGGGTCagctgagcagagcagagaccGCAGACTGTGGAGAAGTGTTGTGATTGGAGAGCATGAGCATCGCATTGACATGAGGAGCATTGAACCATACAAAAGAGTTATTTCTCATGGAG gtTATTACGCCGAGCAGAACGCCATCATTGTGTTTGCAGCGTGTTTCCTACCAGACAGCGACTGTGACAATTACAATTATGTAATGGAAAACCTATTTCT GTATGTAATTAGCACCCTGGAACTAATGGTGGCAGAGGATTATATGATTGTGTACTTGAATGGCGCCACGCCTCGCAGGAGGATGCCTGGTTTTACCTGGATGAAGAAGTGCTACCAAATGATAGACAGAAG actgaagaaaaaccTTAAGATGTTCATCATTGTCCATCCTTCCTGGTTCATACGGACTTTGCTGGGACTCACCAGACCCTTCATAAG CTCCAAGTTCAGCAGTAAGATCAAGTATGTGCATAGTCTGCAGGAGCTCGGCCAAATCATCCCAATGGAGTATGTTCACATTCCACCCAGCATCGTCAA ACTGGACTCAGATTTGCAGGACACAGCATCAAA AGCCGACAAGAGGGGGAATTCAGCCGTTTGA
- the LOC131463769 gene encoding uncharacterized protein LOC131463769 isoform X1, with translation MEEENDEDEQEEEGDTEHVAPTQWTQEGQSGSSDLLSFTEELYQPPLDLNQDRFQQDTVDYYDRQPIRSVDHDKWLTDQQPGSHSASQDRYSLVLRHQDVSSHTPNETAAYQWMETHHVTQGQTQYGYNYHHIDQRTENQSMHSACVAVKSGSQQNTTDVYAEFTTDATAVQHESQQAEGYYEAGVSAEYSTDNPDSKFQYGAESQSGENSSAMYASPCSPYQADDQRQYETVHGDYQHDRQTLYQSAVQTEREDHARYVPEGYVHFTLSRNTQQRDTGAEMMVMMKTASSEEAAEEPDNREDPPSSADVSGSSNHRRKLVAPQMDVSLDRSEGSLLSEDALDTEDDALDTGDDLDINVDELDTSDEADSLELNPHGDSAQYNLGIGATSGDVMSGHGSAEQSRDRRLWRSVVIGEHEHRIDMRSIEPYKRVISHGGYYAEQNAIIVFAACFLPDSDCDNYNYVMENLFLYVISTLELMVAEDYMIVYLNGATPRRRMPGFTWMKKCYQMIDRRLKKNLKMFIIVHPSWFIRTLLGLTRPFISSKFSSKIKYVHSLQELGQIIPMEYVHIPPSIVKYDEEKGKHRLACMRLDSDLQDTASKADKRGNSAV, from the exons ATGGAAGAGGAGAATGATGAGgatgagcaggaggaggaaggtgatACTGAGCATGTTGCCCCGACACAATGGACTCAAGAAGGACAGTCAGGTTCTTCTGATCTGCTAAGTTTCACTGAGGAGCTGTATCAACCACCTTTAGACCTTAACCAGGACAGGTTCCAACAGGATACGGTGGATTATTATGACAGACAGCCCATTAGGTCAGTTGATCACGACAAGTGGTTAACTGACCAACAGCCTGGAAGTCACAGCGCTTCTCAAGATAGATATTCACTTGTTTTAAG ACATCAAGATGTGTCATCCCATACACCTAATGAGACTGCTGCATATCAGtggatggaaacacaccatGTCACTCAGGGTCAAACTCAGTACGGCTACAACTACCATCACATCGACCAAAGAACTGAAAACCAGAGCATGCACTCGGCCTGCGTAGCTGTGAAATCCGGCAGTCAGCAAAACACCACTGATGTCTATGCCGAGTTTACAACTGATGCTACAGCTGTGCAACATGAGTCTCAGCAGGCGGAGGGCTATTATGAAGCAGGGGTTTCTGCCGAGTACAGCACGGATAACCCAGATTCCAAGTTTCAGTATGGAGCTGAAAGCCAAAGTGGAGAGAACTCCAGTGCCATGTATGCTTCTCCGTGCTCTCCATACCAAGCTGATGACCAGCGCCAGTACGAGACAGTCCATGGTGATTACCagcatgacagacagacactctaCCAATCAGCTGTGCAAACTGAGAGGGAAGATCATGCACGGTATGTGCCAGAGGGATACGTTCATTTTACCCTGTCAAG AAACACCCAACAGAGAGACACTGGAGCagagatgatggtgatgatgaagacggCCTCCAGTGAGGAGGCTGCTGAGGAGCCGGATAACAGAGAAG ACCCACCGTCCTCAGCAGATGTATCAGGCAGCTCAAATCACAGGAGAAAGTTGGTGGCTCCACAGATGGATGTGTCCCTGGACCGCAGTGAGGGGTCTCTTCTCTCGGAAGACGCTCTGGACACAGAGGATGATGCCTTGGATACCGGAGACGACCTGGACATCAACGTCGATGAGTTGGACACATCGGATGAAGCTGACTCACTGGAGTTGAACCCACACG GAGACTCAGCGCAGTATAATCTGGGTATAGGAGCAACTTCAGGTGATGTCATGTCAGGACACGGGTCagctgagcagagcagagaccGCAGACTGTGGAGAAGTGTTGTGATTGGAGAGCATGAGCATCGCATTGACATGAGGAGCATTGAACCATACAAAAGAGTTATTTCTCATGGAG gtTATTACGCCGAGCAGAACGCCATCATTGTGTTTGCAGCGTGTTTCCTACCAGACAGCGACTGTGACAATTACAATTATGTAATGGAAAACCTATTTCT GTATGTAATTAGCACCCTGGAACTAATGGTGGCAGAGGATTATATGATTGTGTACTTGAATGGCGCCACGCCTCGCAGGAGGATGCCTGGTTTTACCTGGATGAAGAAGTGCTACCAAATGATAGACAGAAG actgaagaaaaaccTTAAGATGTTCATCATTGTCCATCCTTCCTGGTTCATACGGACTTTGCTGGGACTCACCAGACCCTTCATAAG CTCCAAGTTCAGCAGTAAGATCAAGTATGTGCATAGTCTGCAGGAGCTCGGCCAAATCATCCCAATGGAGTATGTTCACATTCCACCCAGCATCGTCAA GTATGACGAGGAGAAGGGTAAACACAGACTTGCATGCATGAG ACTGGACTCAGATTTGCAGGACACAGCATCAAA AGCCGACAAGAGGGGGAATTCAGCCGTTTGA
- the LOC131463769 gene encoding protein prune homolog 2-like isoform X7, with product MCSLGMKQNTQQRDTGAEMMVMMKTASSEEAAEEPDNREDPPSSADVSGSSNHRRKLVAPQMDVSLDRSEGSLLSEDALDTEDDALDTGDDLDINVDELDTSDEADSLELNPHGDSAQYNLGIGATSGDVMSGHGSAEQSRDRRLWRSVVIGEHEHRIDMRSIEPYKRVISHGGYYAEQNAIIVFAACFLPDSDCDNYNYVMENLFLYVISTLELMVAEDYMIVYLNGATPRRRMPGFTWMKKCYQMIDRRLKKNLKMFIIVHPSWFIRTLLGLTRPFISSKFSSKIKYVHSLQELGQIIPMEYVHIPPSIVKYDEEKGKHRLACMRLDSDLQDTASKADKRGNSAV from the exons ATGTGCAGCCTGGGAATGAAGCA AAACACCCAACAGAGAGACACTGGAGCagagatgatggtgatgatgaagacggCCTCCAGTGAGGAGGCTGCTGAGGAGCCGGATAACAGAGAAG ACCCACCGTCCTCAGCAGATGTATCAGGCAGCTCAAATCACAGGAGAAAGTTGGTGGCTCCACAGATGGATGTGTCCCTGGACCGCAGTGAGGGGTCTCTTCTCTCGGAAGACGCTCTGGACACAGAGGATGATGCCTTGGATACCGGAGACGACCTGGACATCAACGTCGATGAGTTGGACACATCGGATGAAGCTGACTCACTGGAGTTGAACCCACACG GAGACTCAGCGCAGTATAATCTGGGTATAGGAGCAACTTCAGGTGATGTCATGTCAGGACACGGGTCagctgagcagagcagagaccGCAGACTGTGGAGAAGTGTTGTGATTGGAGAGCATGAGCATCGCATTGACATGAGGAGCATTGAACCATACAAAAGAGTTATTTCTCATGGAG gtTATTACGCCGAGCAGAACGCCATCATTGTGTTTGCAGCGTGTTTCCTACCAGACAGCGACTGTGACAATTACAATTATGTAATGGAAAACCTATTTCT GTATGTAATTAGCACCCTGGAACTAATGGTGGCAGAGGATTATATGATTGTGTACTTGAATGGCGCCACGCCTCGCAGGAGGATGCCTGGTTTTACCTGGATGAAGAAGTGCTACCAAATGATAGACAGAAG actgaagaaaaaccTTAAGATGTTCATCATTGTCCATCCTTCCTGGTTCATACGGACTTTGCTGGGACTCACCAGACCCTTCATAAG CTCCAAGTTCAGCAGTAAGATCAAGTATGTGCATAGTCTGCAGGAGCTCGGCCAAATCATCCCAATGGAGTATGTTCACATTCCACCCAGCATCGTCAA GTATGACGAGGAGAAGGGTAAACACAGACTTGCATGCATGAG ACTGGACTCAGATTTGCAGGACACAGCATCAAA AGCCGACAAGAGGGGGAATTCAGCCGTTTGA
- the LOC131463769 gene encoding uncharacterized protein LOC131463769 isoform X3, whose product MEEENDEDEQEEEGDTEHVAPTQWTQEGQSGSSDLLSFTEELYQPPLDLNQDRFQQDTVDYYDRQPIRSVDHDKWLTDQQPGSHSASQDRYSLVLRHQDVSSHTPNETAAYQWMETHHVTQGQTQYGYNYHHIDQRTENQSMHSACVAVKSGSQQNTTDVYAEFTTDATAVQHESQQAEGYYEAGVSAEYSTDNPDSKFQYGAESQSGENSSAMYASPCSPYQADDQRQYETVHGDYQHDRQTLYQSAVQTEREDHARNTQQRDTGAEMMVMMKTASSEEAAEEPDNREDPPSSADVSGSSNHRRKLVAPQMDVSLDRSEGSLLSEDALDTEDDALDTGDDLDINVDELDTSDEADSLELNPHGDSAQYNLGIGATSGDVMSGHGSAEQSRDRRLWRSVVIGEHEHRIDMRSIEPYKRVISHGGYYAEQNAIIVFAACFLPDSDCDNYNYVMENLFLYVISTLELMVAEDYMIVYLNGATPRRRMPGFTWMKKCYQMIDRRLKKNLKMFIIVHPSWFIRTLLGLTRPFISSKFSSKIKYVHSLQELGQIIPMEYVHIPPSIVKYDEEKGKHRLACMRLDSDLQDTASKADKRGNSAV is encoded by the exons ATGGAAGAGGAGAATGATGAGgatgagcaggaggaggaaggtgatACTGAGCATGTTGCCCCGACACAATGGACTCAAGAAGGACAGTCAGGTTCTTCTGATCTGCTAAGTTTCACTGAGGAGCTGTATCAACCACCTTTAGACCTTAACCAGGACAGGTTCCAACAGGATACGGTGGATTATTATGACAGACAGCCCATTAGGTCAGTTGATCACGACAAGTGGTTAACTGACCAACAGCCTGGAAGTCACAGCGCTTCTCAAGATAGATATTCACTTGTTTTAAG ACATCAAGATGTGTCATCCCATACACCTAATGAGACTGCTGCATATCAGtggatggaaacacaccatGTCACTCAGGGTCAAACTCAGTACGGCTACAACTACCATCACATCGACCAAAGAACTGAAAACCAGAGCATGCACTCGGCCTGCGTAGCTGTGAAATCCGGCAGTCAGCAAAACACCACTGATGTCTATGCCGAGTTTACAACTGATGCTACAGCTGTGCAACATGAGTCTCAGCAGGCGGAGGGCTATTATGAAGCAGGGGTTTCTGCCGAGTACAGCACGGATAACCCAGATTCCAAGTTTCAGTATGGAGCTGAAAGCCAAAGTGGAGAGAACTCCAGTGCCATGTATGCTTCTCCGTGCTCTCCATACCAAGCTGATGACCAGCGCCAGTACGAGACAGTCCATGGTGATTACCagcatgacagacagacactctaCCAATCAGCTGTGCAAACTGAGAGGGAAGATCATGCACG AAACACCCAACAGAGAGACACTGGAGCagagatgatggtgatgatgaagacggCCTCCAGTGAGGAGGCTGCTGAGGAGCCGGATAACAGAGAAG ACCCACCGTCCTCAGCAGATGTATCAGGCAGCTCAAATCACAGGAGAAAGTTGGTGGCTCCACAGATGGATGTGTCCCTGGACCGCAGTGAGGGGTCTCTTCTCTCGGAAGACGCTCTGGACACAGAGGATGATGCCTTGGATACCGGAGACGACCTGGACATCAACGTCGATGAGTTGGACACATCGGATGAAGCTGACTCACTGGAGTTGAACCCACACG GAGACTCAGCGCAGTATAATCTGGGTATAGGAGCAACTTCAGGTGATGTCATGTCAGGACACGGGTCagctgagcagagcagagaccGCAGACTGTGGAGAAGTGTTGTGATTGGAGAGCATGAGCATCGCATTGACATGAGGAGCATTGAACCATACAAAAGAGTTATTTCTCATGGAG gtTATTACGCCGAGCAGAACGCCATCATTGTGTTTGCAGCGTGTTTCCTACCAGACAGCGACTGTGACAATTACAATTATGTAATGGAAAACCTATTTCT GTATGTAATTAGCACCCTGGAACTAATGGTGGCAGAGGATTATATGATTGTGTACTTGAATGGCGCCACGCCTCGCAGGAGGATGCCTGGTTTTACCTGGATGAAGAAGTGCTACCAAATGATAGACAGAAG actgaagaaaaaccTTAAGATGTTCATCATTGTCCATCCTTCCTGGTTCATACGGACTTTGCTGGGACTCACCAGACCCTTCATAAG CTCCAAGTTCAGCAGTAAGATCAAGTATGTGCATAGTCTGCAGGAGCTCGGCCAAATCATCCCAATGGAGTATGTTCACATTCCACCCAGCATCGTCAA GTATGACGAGGAGAAGGGTAAACACAGACTTGCATGCATGAG ACTGGACTCAGATTTGCAGGACACAGCATCAAA AGCCGACAAGAGGGGGAATTCAGCCGTTTGA
- the LOC131463769 gene encoding uncharacterized protein LOC131463769 isoform X5, which translates to MEEENDEDEQEEEGDTEHVAPTQWTQEGQSGSSDLLSFTEELYQPPLDLNQDRFQQDTVDYYDRQPIRSVDHDKWLTDQQPGSHSASQDRYSLVLRHQDVSSHTPNETAAYQWMETHHVTQGQTQYGYNYHHIDQRTENQSMHSACVAVKSGSQQNTTDVYAEFTTDATAVQHESQQAEGYYEAGVSAEYSTDNPDSKFQYGAESQSGENSSAMYASPCSPYQADDQRQYETVHGDYQHDRQTLYQSAVQTEREDHARYVPEGYVHFTLSRNTQQRDTGAEMMVMMKTASSEEAAEEPDNREDPPSSADVSGSSNHRRKLVAPQMDVSLDRSEGSLLSEDALDTEDDALDTGDDLDINVDELDTSDEADSLELNPHGDSAQYNLGIGATSGDVMSGHGSAEQSRDRRLWRSVVIGEHEHRIDMRSIEPYKRVISHGGYYAEQNAIIVFAACFLPDSDCDNYNYVMENLFLYVISTLELMVAEDYMIVYLNGATPRRRMPGFTWMKKCYQMIDRRLKKNLKMFIIVHPSWFIRTLLGLTRPFISSKFSSKIKYVHSLQELGQIIPMEYVHIPPSIVKADKRGNSAV; encoded by the exons ATGGAAGAGGAGAATGATGAGgatgagcaggaggaggaaggtgatACTGAGCATGTTGCCCCGACACAATGGACTCAAGAAGGACAGTCAGGTTCTTCTGATCTGCTAAGTTTCACTGAGGAGCTGTATCAACCACCTTTAGACCTTAACCAGGACAGGTTCCAACAGGATACGGTGGATTATTATGACAGACAGCCCATTAGGTCAGTTGATCACGACAAGTGGTTAACTGACCAACAGCCTGGAAGTCACAGCGCTTCTCAAGATAGATATTCACTTGTTTTAAG ACATCAAGATGTGTCATCCCATACACCTAATGAGACTGCTGCATATCAGtggatggaaacacaccatGTCACTCAGGGTCAAACTCAGTACGGCTACAACTACCATCACATCGACCAAAGAACTGAAAACCAGAGCATGCACTCGGCCTGCGTAGCTGTGAAATCCGGCAGTCAGCAAAACACCACTGATGTCTATGCCGAGTTTACAACTGATGCTACAGCTGTGCAACATGAGTCTCAGCAGGCGGAGGGCTATTATGAAGCAGGGGTTTCTGCCGAGTACAGCACGGATAACCCAGATTCCAAGTTTCAGTATGGAGCTGAAAGCCAAAGTGGAGAGAACTCCAGTGCCATGTATGCTTCTCCGTGCTCTCCATACCAAGCTGATGACCAGCGCCAGTACGAGACAGTCCATGGTGATTACCagcatgacagacagacactctaCCAATCAGCTGTGCAAACTGAGAGGGAAGATCATGCACGGTATGTGCCAGAGGGATACGTTCATTTTACCCTGTCAAG AAACACCCAACAGAGAGACACTGGAGCagagatgatggtgatgatgaagacggCCTCCAGTGAGGAGGCTGCTGAGGAGCCGGATAACAGAGAAG ACCCACCGTCCTCAGCAGATGTATCAGGCAGCTCAAATCACAGGAGAAAGTTGGTGGCTCCACAGATGGATGTGTCCCTGGACCGCAGTGAGGGGTCTCTTCTCTCGGAAGACGCTCTGGACACAGAGGATGATGCCTTGGATACCGGAGACGACCTGGACATCAACGTCGATGAGTTGGACACATCGGATGAAGCTGACTCACTGGAGTTGAACCCACACG GAGACTCAGCGCAGTATAATCTGGGTATAGGAGCAACTTCAGGTGATGTCATGTCAGGACACGGGTCagctgagcagagcagagaccGCAGACTGTGGAGAAGTGTTGTGATTGGAGAGCATGAGCATCGCATTGACATGAGGAGCATTGAACCATACAAAAGAGTTATTTCTCATGGAG gtTATTACGCCGAGCAGAACGCCATCATTGTGTTTGCAGCGTGTTTCCTACCAGACAGCGACTGTGACAATTACAATTATGTAATGGAAAACCTATTTCT GTATGTAATTAGCACCCTGGAACTAATGGTGGCAGAGGATTATATGATTGTGTACTTGAATGGCGCCACGCCTCGCAGGAGGATGCCTGGTTTTACCTGGATGAAGAAGTGCTACCAAATGATAGACAGAAG actgaagaaaaaccTTAAGATGTTCATCATTGTCCATCCTTCCTGGTTCATACGGACTTTGCTGGGACTCACCAGACCCTTCATAAG CTCCAAGTTCAGCAGTAAGATCAAGTATGTGCATAGTCTGCAGGAGCTCGGCCAAATCATCCCAATGGAGTATGTTCACATTCCACCCAGCATCGTCAA AGCCGACAAGAGGGGGAATTCAGCCGTTTGA
- the LOC131463769 gene encoding protein prune homolog 2-like isoform X6 has product METHHVTQGQTQYGYNYHHIDQRTENQSMHSACVAVKSGSQQNTTDVYAEFTTDATAVQHESQQAEGYYEAGVSAEYSTDNPDSKFQYGAESQSGENSSAMYASPCSPYQADDQRQYETVHGDYQHDRQTLYQSAVQTEREDHARYVPEGYVHFTLSRNTQQRDTGAEMMVMMKTASSEEAAEEPDNREDPPSSADVSGSSNHRRKLVAPQMDVSLDRSEGSLLSEDALDTEDDALDTGDDLDINVDELDTSDEADSLELNPHGDSAQYNLGIGATSGDVMSGHGSAEQSRDRRLWRSVVIGEHEHRIDMRSIEPYKRVISHGGYYAEQNAIIVFAACFLPDSDCDNYNYVMENLFLYVISTLELMVAEDYMIVYLNGATPRRRMPGFTWMKKCYQMIDRRLKKNLKMFIIVHPSWFIRTLLGLTRPFISSKFSSKIKYVHSLQELGQIIPMEYVHIPPSIVKYDEEKGKHRLACMRLDSDLQDTASKADKRGNSAV; this is encoded by the exons atggaaacacaccatGTCACTCAGGGTCAAACTCAGTACGGCTACAACTACCATCACATCGACCAAAGAACTGAAAACCAGAGCATGCACTCGGCCTGCGTAGCTGTGAAATCCGGCAGTCAGCAAAACACCACTGATGTCTATGCCGAGTTTACAACTGATGCTACAGCTGTGCAACATGAGTCTCAGCAGGCGGAGGGCTATTATGAAGCAGGGGTTTCTGCCGAGTACAGCACGGATAACCCAGATTCCAAGTTTCAGTATGGAGCTGAAAGCCAAAGTGGAGAGAACTCCAGTGCCATGTATGCTTCTCCGTGCTCTCCATACCAAGCTGATGACCAGCGCCAGTACGAGACAGTCCATGGTGATTACCagcatgacagacagacactctaCCAATCAGCTGTGCAAACTGAGAGGGAAGATCATGCACGGTATGTGCCAGAGGGATACGTTCATTTTACCCTGTCAAG AAACACCCAACAGAGAGACACTGGAGCagagatgatggtgatgatgaagacggCCTCCAGTGAGGAGGCTGCTGAGGAGCCGGATAACAGAGAAG ACCCACCGTCCTCAGCAGATGTATCAGGCAGCTCAAATCACAGGAGAAAGTTGGTGGCTCCACAGATGGATGTGTCCCTGGACCGCAGTGAGGGGTCTCTTCTCTCGGAAGACGCTCTGGACACAGAGGATGATGCCTTGGATACCGGAGACGACCTGGACATCAACGTCGATGAGTTGGACACATCGGATGAAGCTGACTCACTGGAGTTGAACCCACACG GAGACTCAGCGCAGTATAATCTGGGTATAGGAGCAACTTCAGGTGATGTCATGTCAGGACACGGGTCagctgagcagagcagagaccGCAGACTGTGGAGAAGTGTTGTGATTGGAGAGCATGAGCATCGCATTGACATGAGGAGCATTGAACCATACAAAAGAGTTATTTCTCATGGAG gtTATTACGCCGAGCAGAACGCCATCATTGTGTTTGCAGCGTGTTTCCTACCAGACAGCGACTGTGACAATTACAATTATGTAATGGAAAACCTATTTCT GTATGTAATTAGCACCCTGGAACTAATGGTGGCAGAGGATTATATGATTGTGTACTTGAATGGCGCCACGCCTCGCAGGAGGATGCCTGGTTTTACCTGGATGAAGAAGTGCTACCAAATGATAGACAGAAG actgaagaaaaaccTTAAGATGTTCATCATTGTCCATCCTTCCTGGTTCATACGGACTTTGCTGGGACTCACCAGACCCTTCATAAG CTCCAAGTTCAGCAGTAAGATCAAGTATGTGCATAGTCTGCAGGAGCTCGGCCAAATCATCCCAATGGAGTATGTTCACATTCCACCCAGCATCGTCAA GTATGACGAGGAGAAGGGTAAACACAGACTTGCATGCATGAG ACTGGACTCAGATTTGCAGGACACAGCATCAAA AGCCGACAAGAGGGGGAATTCAGCCGTTTGA